Proteins encoded by one window of Vitreimonas flagellata:
- a CDS encoding 3-hydroxyacyl-CoA dehydrogenase NAD-binding domain-containing protein has translation MSAVTTRKDGDVLVVSANNPPVNALGHAVRAGLEAAVKAAAADSGVSAIVIRCEGRTFFAGADITEFGKPPQAPGLPDVCDLIEQSSKPVVAAIHGTALGGGLEVALGCHYRIAVPTAKLGLPEVKLGLLPGAGGTQRLPRVAGVADALPMIVFGDPVSAKKAESIGLVDRIAGEDSLEADAIAFAREIAKKTPLPVSSARTDKIEAAKADAGVFERFVTENARKLRGLDAPAACIEAVRAAVDLSYAEGVKKEREVFFKLLTGNQSKALRHVFFAERAAAKIDGIPADTPVLPIKKVGMLGAGTMGGGITMNFLSAGIPVTIVEREQAALDRGVSIIRKNYENTAKKGRITAEQVEKAMSLLTPTLDFNALADSDLVIEAVFENMDIKRDVFRRLDATIKPGAILASNTSYLNVDEMAAETKRPESVIGLHFFSPANVMKLLEVVRGAKTSPAVLKTSMELARKIGKVAVVSGVCPGFIGNRMLSQRQAQAQALILEGAKPWDVDRVLTQFGFPMGPFQMSDLAGLDIGWSAETSKSESVRDVLCERGRRGQKTGKGFYDYDENRKSSPSPETEAIIADFIAKSGKQQRAVSDEEILERLLYPMVNEGAKILEEKMAQRASDIDIVWLNGYGWPAYTGGPMFWADTVGLDKIAAALGKYGVEVAPLLKAKAEKGESFN, from the coding sequence GTAAAGGCCGCTGCGGCGGATTCGGGTGTCTCCGCGATCGTCATCCGCTGCGAGGGCCGCACCTTCTTCGCCGGCGCCGATATCACCGAATTCGGCAAGCCGCCGCAGGCGCCTGGCCTGCCGGATGTGTGCGATCTGATCGAACAAAGCAGCAAACCGGTGGTCGCGGCCATCCACGGCACGGCGCTGGGCGGCGGCCTCGAGGTCGCGCTCGGTTGCCATTATCGCATCGCGGTTCCGACCGCGAAGCTGGGCTTGCCTGAAGTGAAGCTTGGGCTGCTGCCGGGCGCAGGCGGCACGCAGCGTCTGCCGCGTGTCGCGGGCGTCGCCGACGCGCTGCCCATGATTGTGTTCGGCGATCCGGTCAGCGCCAAGAAGGCCGAGAGCATCGGTCTCGTCGATCGCATCGCCGGCGAAGATTCGCTTGAGGCCGACGCCATCGCTTTCGCGCGCGAGATCGCAAAGAAGACACCGCTACCGGTGAGCAGCGCACGCACGGACAAGATCGAAGCCGCGAAGGCCGATGCCGGCGTGTTCGAGCGCTTCGTCACCGAGAACGCACGCAAGCTGCGTGGGCTCGACGCGCCGGCTGCGTGCATAGAAGCTGTACGTGCGGCGGTCGATTTGTCGTACGCCGAAGGCGTCAAGAAAGAGCGCGAGGTCTTCTTCAAGCTGCTGACCGGCAACCAATCCAAGGCGCTGCGCCACGTTTTCTTCGCCGAACGCGCGGCCGCGAAGATCGACGGCATCCCGGCCGATACGCCGGTATTGCCAATCAAGAAGGTTGGCATGCTCGGCGCTGGCACGATGGGCGGCGGCATCACCATGAATTTCCTGTCGGCCGGCATCCCGGTTACGATCGTGGAGCGCGAACAAGCCGCGCTCGATCGTGGTGTCTCGATCATCCGCAAGAATTACGAGAACACCGCGAAGAAGGGCCGTATCACCGCCGAGCAAGTCGAGAAGGCAATGAGTCTGCTCACGCCAACGCTCGACTTCAACGCGCTCGCCGACAGCGATCTCGTCATCGAAGCCGTATTCGAAAACATGGACATCAAGCGCGACGTGTTCCGCCGTCTCGACGCCACGATCAAGCCCGGCGCGATCCTGGCCTCGAACACGTCCTATCTCAACGTCGATGAAATGGCGGCGGAGACCAAGCGGCCGGAAAGCGTCATCGGCCTGCACTTCTTCTCGCCGGCCAATGTGATGAAGCTCTTGGAAGTGGTGCGGGGCGCCAAGACATCGCCGGCTGTGCTGAAGACCAGCATGGAATTGGCCCGCAAGATCGGCAAAGTCGCGGTTGTCTCCGGCGTGTGCCCTGGCTTCATCGGCAATCGCATGCTGAGTCAGCGCCAGGCGCAAGCGCAGGCCCTGATCCTCGAAGGCGCGAAGCCCTGGGATGTCGATCGCGTGCTGACGCAATTCGGTTTCCCGATGGGGCCATTCCAAATGTCGGACCTCGCTGGTCTCGATATCGGCTGGAGCGCGGAAACGTCGAAGAGCGAGTCTGTGCGCGACGTTTTGTGCGAGCGTGGCCGTCGCGGTCAGAAGACCGGCAAGGGCTTTTACGATTACGACGAGAACCGCAAATCGTCGCCGTCGCCCGAAACCGAAGCCATCATCGCCGACTTCATCGCTAAGTCAGGCAAGCAACAGCGCGCCGTCAGCGATGAAGAAATCCTCGAACGCCTGCTCTATCCCATGGTCAACGAGGGCGCGAAGATTCTTGAGGAGAAGATGGCCCAGCGCGCCTCCGACATCGATATCGTCTGGCTCAACGGCTATGGCTGGCCGGCCTACACCGGCGGCCCGATGTTCTGGGCGGACACCGTGGGGCTCGACAAGATCGCCGCGGCGCTCGGCAAGTACGGCGTCGAGGTCGCGCCGTTGCTGAAGGCGAAGGCCGAGAAGGGCGAAAGCTTCAACTGA